Proteins encoded within one genomic window of Triticum aestivum cultivar Chinese Spring chromosome 2D, IWGSC CS RefSeq v2.1, whole genome shotgun sequence:
- the LOC123048792 gene encoding momilactone A synthase-like, which translates to MFRAMAHHLPLRGKMSAAAAAISSGVGLAGFSTAPSSHRLAGKVAVITGAASGMGKATAAEFVRNGAKVILTDIQDDLGRAVAAELGPDASYARCDVTDEAQIAAAVDLAVARHGRLDVLHNHAGVAGRMTMDSVASLDLADFDRTMAANARSAVAGIKHAARVMVPRRSGCIICTASTAGVLGGVNPAYCISKAAVIGAVRALAGELGRHGVRVNAISPHGIATPFGLRGLAELLPEASEEELRRLVESGMNEMGGMVLEVEDIARAAVYLASEEARYVNGHNLVVDGGFTAGKLIHTPDPVRNE; encoded by the exons ATGTTTAgagcaatggcgcaccatcttcCTCTGAG GGGTAAGATGAGCGCTGCCGCGGCGGCGATCTCGTCCGGCGTCGGCCTCGCTGGCTTCTCCACGGCCCCGAGTTCTCATAG GCTAGCCGGGAAGGTGGCCGTCATCACCGGCGCCGCCAGCGGCATGGGCAAGGCGACCGCCGCGGAGTTCGTCAGGAACGGCGCCAAGGTCATCCTCACCGACATCCAGGACGACCTCGGCCGCGCAGTCGCCGCCGAGCTCGGCCCCGACGCCTCCTACGCCCGCTGCGACGTGACCGATGAGGCGcagatcgccgccgccgtcgacctcgcggTGGCGCGCCACGGCCGGCTCGACGTCCTGCACAACCACGCCGGGGTCGCCGGGAGGATGACCATGGACTCCGTGGCGTCCCTCGACCTCGCCGACTTCGACCGCACCATGGCAGCCAACGCGCGGTCTGCCGTCGCCGGGATCAAGCACGCGGCGCGCGTGATGGTGCCGCGCCGGAGCGGGTGCATCATCTGCACGGCGAGCACggcgggggtgctcggcggcgtgAACCCCGCGTACTGCATCTCCAAGGCGGCCGTGATCGGCGCCGTGCGGGCGTTGGCCGGGGAGCTGGGGAGGCACGGCGTGCGCGTGAACGCCATCTCGCCGCATGGCATCGCGACGCCGTTCGGGCTGCGCGGGCTGGCGGAGCTGCTCccggaggcgagcgaggaggagctgAGGCGGCTGGTGGAGTCGGGCATGAACGAGATGGGCGGGATGGTGCTGGAGGTGGAGGACATCGCGCGGGCGGCCGTGTACCTGGCGTCCGAGGAGGCCAGGTATGTCAACGGGCACaacctcgtcgtcgacggtggGTTTACCGCGGGGAAGCTGATTCACACGCCCGATCCGGTTAGGAATGAGTGA